In the genome of Victivallis lenta, one region contains:
- a CDS encoding GspE/PulE family protein produces the protein MNYNPILLGILGVWAYSGIYTLFYVDRREDAPSRGRGWLNAAALFAGPLVLLLFTLSDALGQLRSQLGGLFSKSGGKRRKIDIELLDSRGQPALDSNHGGETGEAIHRTKVLIFEALGKRASDIFFDPKPNGTVVVRYRVDGALRVVEEMNASLGASTVSAIKVAAGMDITEKRRPQDGAFSCVSSRGPASFRVASVGAFGGEKITIRVLSSTAGPMTLKDAGVSGENLKIMQSAIRMPSGMILMCGPTGSGKTSTLYAMLQAIDYSMKNVISIEDPIEHVMENISQMEVNTKADITFAKLLRNALRQNPDIICLGEIRDEETAQVSAHAAQTGHLIIATVHSNDNLGTIDRLVNLGIPLRSVAATLQLIVSQRLVRKLCRCKKPVELSPELKEYFKSQNLSTKNVCGPVGCRECDGTGYSGRTALFDLMIMNNSLRSALEAEGATLSSIKEKIEAEHGSTILAYEGFKLVAAGVTSVDEVERVTLNLEAK, from the coding sequence GTGAACTACAATCCGATTCTACTGGGAATACTGGGAGTCTGGGCTTACTCAGGCATCTATACGCTGTTCTATGTGGACCGGCGGGAAGATGCGCCTTCCCGCGGCCGCGGCTGGCTGAATGCCGCGGCGCTGTTCGCCGGGCCGCTGGTGCTGCTGCTCTTCACCCTCTCCGACGCGCTCGGCCAGCTGCGTTCCCAGCTGGGCGGCCTTTTCTCGAAATCCGGCGGAAAGCGGCGGAAGATCGACATCGAGCTGCTCGATTCCCGCGGCCAGCCTGCGCTCGACTCGAACCACGGCGGAGAGACCGGCGAGGCGATCCACAGGACGAAGGTGCTGATCTTCGAAGCGCTCGGCAAGCGCGCAAGCGATATCTTTTTCGACCCGAAGCCGAACGGCACGGTCGTGGTGCGTTACCGCGTCGACGGCGCTCTCCGCGTCGTCGAGGAGATGAATGCGTCGCTCGGCGCGAGCACGGTCAGCGCGATCAAGGTCGCTGCCGGCATGGACATCACCGAAAAGCGGCGTCCGCAGGACGGCGCTTTCAGCTGCGTCAGTTCGCGCGGGCCGGCTTCGTTCCGCGTGGCGAGCGTCGGCGCATTCGGCGGGGAGAAGATCACGATCCGTGTGCTCTCCTCCACCGCCGGACCGATGACGCTGAAGGACGCCGGCGTCTCCGGCGAAAACCTGAAGATCATGCAGAGCGCGATCCGCATGCCGTCCGGCATGATCCTCATGTGCGGACCGACCGGCAGCGGCAAAACCTCGACGCTCTACGCGATGCTGCAGGCGATCGACTATTCGATGAAAAACGTGATCTCGATCGAAGATCCGATCGAACATGTAATGGAGAACATCAGCCAGATGGAGGTCAACACCAAGGCCGACATCACGTTCGCAAAGCTGCTGCGCAACGCGCTGCGGCAGAATCCGGACATCATCTGCCTCGGCGAGATCCGCGACGAGGAGACCGCGCAGGTGTCGGCCCACGCGGCGCAGACCGGCCACCTCATCATTGCGACCGTCCACAGCAACGACAACCTCGGCACGATCGACCGGCTGGTGAATCTCGGCATCCCGCTGCGCAGCGTGGCGGCCACGCTGCAGCTGATCGTCTCGCAGCGGCTGGTCCGCAAGCTTTGCCGCTGCAAGAAGCCGGTGGAACTTTCGCCGGAGCTCAAGGAATATTTCAAAAGCCAGAACCTGAGCACGAAAAACGTCTGCGGGCCGGTCGGCTGCCGCGAGTGCGACGGAACCGGTTACAGCGGCCGGACCGCCCTGTTCGACCTGATGATCATGAACAACTCGCTGCGTTCGGCGCTCGAAGCTGAAGGCGCGACCCTGTCGAGCATCAAGGAGAAAATCGAAGCGGAGCACGGCAGCACGATCCTCGCCTACGAGGGATTCAAGCTGGTGGCCGCGGGAGTCACCTCGGTCGATGAAGTCGAGCGCGTCACGCTGAATCTGGAGGCGAAATAA